From the genome of Methylomonas sp. UP202, one region includes:
- a CDS encoding site-specific integrase, with protein sequence MNTIVRSAIHLDQHPAMPSEALASCALPTGFLFLVDDDTGRVIEPVLLYLMDRFLIRHGNTRPNTFRATVYNLKDWWAFLAEFAKTWNEVSEDDLRFYRDAMLQTVSPKTHQPYDVGTVRRRLTTVLQFYDWARRAGFFGVIFDSKSTRQIVRSMDHDALAHLHANPVQRTTSDLLPLPRRGADDAVRPLTETEYRTVAHCLGPLPPGSTRSGDDCRPTVDRLIAEIALHTGMRRDEISSLNRWQILDLRPDVSQPFGVVKLRLSKTKGLRPRVVFMPNWLVTALHWYIDHERKDALHAAKKQSQLKEPSALFLNGIHAGRHVGKPIQNGSIDAHFRQALFAAGLTHTVHKTDPETGKPYTTQEPRHVFHDLRHTFATWLYWFEKSQGNAEPWKKIQARLGHTALATTTNLYLRAVTDFEAQVSDTTMKFFEAMRHG encoded by the coding sequence GGGACGCGTCATAGAGCCGGTATTACTCTATCTGATGGATCGATTCCTCATTCGTCACGGCAATACCAGGCCGAATACGTTTCGAGCCACGGTTTACAACCTGAAGGATTGGTGGGCGTTTCTGGCGGAGTTTGCCAAAACTTGGAACGAAGTCAGTGAGGATGATCTTCGATTTTACCGCGACGCTATGCTGCAGACCGTGTCGCCCAAAACCCATCAACCCTATGACGTAGGCACTGTCCGCCGTCGACTGACCACGGTATTGCAATTCTATGACTGGGCCCGGCGGGCAGGGTTTTTCGGAGTGATTTTCGATTCAAAATCCACTCGCCAAATCGTCCGATCGATGGACCACGATGCGTTGGCGCATTTGCATGCAAATCCGGTACAGCGTACCACCTCTGATTTACTACCATTACCACGTCGGGGCGCCGATGATGCCGTTCGACCATTGACTGAAACGGAGTATCGCACGGTTGCCCATTGTCTTGGGCCACTACCGCCAGGCAGCACACGATCTGGCGATGATTGCCGACCAACCGTGGACCGGCTGATTGCCGAAATTGCCCTCCATACCGGCATGCGGCGGGATGAAATTTCATCACTGAATCGTTGGCAAATTCTAGATCTGCGACCCGATGTATCTCAACCTTTCGGTGTGGTGAAACTGCGGCTCAGTAAAACCAAGGGTCTCAGGCCGCGTGTCGTGTTCATGCCCAATTGGCTGGTAACGGCACTGCATTGGTATATCGATCATGAGCGCAAGGACGCACTGCATGCCGCCAAAAAGCAAAGCCAACTCAAAGAACCGAGCGCATTGTTTTTGAACGGTATCCATGCCGGACGTCATGTTGGAAAACCGATTCAAAATGGCAGTATCGATGCGCATTTTCGGCAGGCTCTGTTTGCCGCCGGCTTGACGCATACCGTACATAAAACGGATCCGGAAACAGGGAAACCTTATACCACGCAAGAACCCCGTCATGTTTTCCACGACCTCAGGCATACCTTTGCGACCTGGCTGTATTGGTTTGAAAAGTCGCAGGGTAATGCGGAACCCTGGAAAAAGATTCAGGCACGCTTGGGGCATACCGCGTTGGCAACCACCACCAATCTCTACTTGCGCGCCGTGACGGATTTTGAAGCCCAGGTCAGTGATACCACCATGAAGTTTTTCGAGGCGATGCGTCATGGCTGA